The Miscanthus floridulus cultivar M001 chromosome 17, ASM1932011v1, whole genome shotgun sequence genome has a window encoding:
- the LOC136515174 gene encoding uncharacterized protein has protein sequence MASISPPSVNNENYDPKVDKARKANSNDPGWKYGYWANLQKLDKVTCTLCDTEVSGGIKRLKQHLASGYGDAKMCPKTTTAIRKEMRDYLESNKRRMLLFNEEDDEPPEEPTDVVVVDAVAAPAARVESVQAEDSAPVEFQASKMQPSSGTAAKQRHANYLFKATAASNTKAKPKVNKSIVEMLRKTPKELVDERCKGCSQPTIPAKIRTKEEKHYVDQQWALWFYECGVPFNAVAARQFEIAVEATAQFGSGYKPPTPYMLGEPLFKDAVKLTSSMREEHEQAWKMYGCTLMSDGWTDKRGRHLINFLMNSPAGTYFLESDDASSEVHDAFMLADLLEAKIEEIGEDKVVQVITDNGANYKAAGRILMERISTLYWSPCAAHCLDLMLEEIGTLKEFKKPIARANVSQLSSIGMGEFLV, from the coding sequence ATGGCAAGCATTAGTCCACCTTCTGTCAACAATGAGAACTATGATCCTAAGGTAGACAAAGCAAGAAAGGCCAACTCAAATGATCCAGGCTGGAAGTATGGATATTGGGCAAACCTTCAGAAGCTAGATAAGGTGACATGTACTCTTTGTGACACTGAGGTTTCTGGAGGGATAAAAAGGTTGAAGCAGCATCTGGCAAGTGGATATGGAGATGCAAAAATGTGTCCTAAGACCACCACTGCCATTAGGAAGGAGATGAGAGATTACTTGGAATCCAATAAGAGGAGGATGCTATTGTTCAACGAAGAGGATGATGAGCCACCCGAGGAACCAACAGATGTGGTGGTGGTAGATGCAGTAGCAGCCCCAGCAGCTAGAGTTGAATCTGTTCAAGCTGAAGACAGTGCACCTGTAGAATTCCAAGCTTCCAAGATGCAGCCAAGTTCAGGGACTGCAGCTAAACAAAGGCATGCAAATTATTTATTCAAGGCTACTGCAGCAAGCAATACAAAGGCAAAGCCGAAGGTTAACAAGTCAATTGTTGAGATGCTTCGAAAAACACCTAAAGAACTTGTTGATGAAAGGTGTAAAGGATGTTCTCAGCCAACAATTCCAGCCAAGATAAGGACCAAAGAGGAGAAGCACTATGTGGATCAACAGTGGGCCTTGTGGTTCTATGAGTGTGGTGTGCCATTTAATGCAGTAGCAGCAAGACAGTTTGAGATTGCAGTTGAGGCAACTGCACAATTTGGTTCAGGTTACAAGCCTCCTACTCCCTATATGTTAGGTGAACCATTGTTTAAGGATGCTGTGAAATTGACCAGTTCTATGAGGGAGGAACATGAGCAGGCCTGGAAGATGTATGGTTGCACACTTATGTCAGACGGCTGGACTGATAAGAGAGGCCGCCATTTGATCAACTTCCTTATGAACAGCCCTGCAGGGACTTATTTCTTGGAGTCTGATGATGCATCAAGTGAGGTACATGATGCATTTATGCTTGCTGATTTATTGGAGGCAAAGATTGAGGAGATTGGGGAAGACAAGGTGGTTCAAGTTATCACTGATAATGGGGCTAATTACAAGGCAGCTGGTAGAATTCTAATGGAAAGGATTTCTACGCTGTATTGGAGCCCATGTGCTGCACACTGCTTGGATCTTATGCTGGAAGAGATAGGGACCTTGAAGGAATTTAAGAAGCCCATTGCAAGAGCCAACGTGTCACAACTTTCATCTATAGGCATGGGAGAATTCTTGGTTTGA